The region GCTTCGCCTTCCGCTCGGGGCAGACCGCTTCCCGCCAGTACTGCTCATTCAATTCCGTATGGGCGGCGCTGTGACTCGGGCCCGTACCGATCATCACCACGTGCGAGACGTGACGCGGATACTTCTTGGCGTACTCCAGCGCCAGGTAGCCATGCGCGGAGTGCCCGATGATGATGATGTCCTCGAGTCCCAGGTGCTCCCTCACCCGCTCGATGTCGGCGAGCAGGATGTCCAGGGTGTATTCCGACGCCGGGGCCTCCTGCGACGAATGGGCGAAGCCCCGATGGTCGACGCAGACGAGCCGCAGGGACCGCCGCAGCTCGTCCGAGAAGGTCCTCGGGTAATAGACCGCACTGCCAATCACGATCGCGGGCCTGCCACTGCCCTCGATGGAATAGTGGAGCTCGAAGCTTCCGGAACGAACCGTTCCGCGTTCCACCGGGTGCTGGGCGCTGCCGGGCTTGGACATGATTCCTCCTCGATACACGTTGTCTGGCCGGACGCGACGTTTTGGCATGTGCCAGCCTGACATCCCTGGATAGATTCGTAACAACTCCTCCCGCCCGCCGCAGGACCCCCTTCATGCATCCAGGAAGCTCCCGTCTCGCACCCGAGTGGCAACAGTGGCTCGCGGAGAATCTCGCCCAGGGCGCGGCTCCCGATGAGGTCGCCACCGCGCTCCTCTCGGCCGGAGTGAGCGAGGAGGTGGCTCGCGCGGAGGTCGCCGCCGCCGATCAACACCCCTTCGTCCGGGCGGCACGCGGCATCGCCCGCCGCTACGCGCGCATGGAGTCGCTCATGGACGTCTACAGCGAGCTCCACCGCCAGGCGGGACATCACCGGACCGTGGAGAAGCGCGCCGGACTGTCCCCCGAGGAGTTCTTCACCCGCTACTACTTCGGCCACCGCCCCGTCGTGCTCCAGGGGCTCATGGAGGACTGGCCCGCCCTGCGCCGCTGGTCACTCGACTACTTCCGCGACACCTGCGGCGAGGCCGAAGTGGAGATCATGTCCGGCCGCGACTCCAACCCGAATCACTCCTTCGAACACGACCGGCACCGCTCCACCGTCCGCATGGCGGAGTTCCTCCGGATGATCGCCGAGGCCGGCGAGACCAACGACTTCTACATGGTCCCGCGCAACGACAACTGGCAGCGCGACGGCCTGCGCCCCCTCCGCGAGGACGTCCGCGCACCCCGAGGCATCATCGACCCGTCGCTCGATCCGCCCTCCATGACGCTGCTGCTCGGCCCCGCCGGCACCCTCACCCCTCTCCACCATGACAGGATGAACGTCCTGCTGGCCCAGGTCCTCGGCCGCAAACACGTCAAGCTCATCCCCTCCTTCCAGCCCCACCGGGTCTACCCCCGCGACGGCACCTTCAGTCACGTGGATGCCTCGAACCCCGATCCCTCGCGCCACTCCGCCTTCCAGGAAGCCCACATGGTGGAGGTGGTGCTCGAACCCGGAGAGCTCATCTTCATCCCCGTGGGCTGGTGGCATTGGGTGCGCGCGCTCGACGTCAGCGCCACCGTCACCTTCCATCACTTCCAAATCCCAGAGGGGAACACCCTCATGGTGCTCCCCCCCTGAGCCCGTACTGGACTCGCTCCGCCCTACTTGCGCTCGCCCTCACGGACGAGCGGCGGGACCTGGGGCATCGGCGACAGCTGCCGCGACCCGGGCCGAGCCGCCGCCACGCACGGAAGATTGTAAGGTATCACGTTGACATCGCCCTCATCGGCGACGGTGTGCTTCGGAGCCGCGTGGGAATCCACCATGGCATCCACTCCTTTGAACATCGGGTGTGACGCGCGAGCCTAACAGCATGGGCCCCCATGGGACAGGCGCAGTGACCGTCAGCCGGGGGACTCGCGCGCTGAAGCGCTTGCTCCAACAGGCCATCGACCTCCGCGGCCTCGACCTGGAGGGCTTCCGCCACTGGCTCACCCAACAACTGCCCTTCTGGGAGTCCGACCCCGTCTTCGTTCAGCGCGCCAGCATCCGCGACCTGCGGCGCGCCCACCCCGAGCTCCGCGCGCTGGAGCGGGCGTATCGT is a window of Archangium lipolyticum DNA encoding:
- a CDS encoding cupin-like domain-containing protein produces the protein MHPGSSRLAPEWQQWLAENLAQGAAPDEVATALLSAGVSEEVARAEVAAADQHPFVRAARGIARRYARMESLMDVYSELHRQAGHHRTVEKRAGLSPEEFFTRYYFGHRPVVLQGLMEDWPALRRWSLDYFRDTCGEAEVEIMSGRDSNPNHSFEHDRHRSTVRMAEFLRMIAEAGETNDFYMVPRNDNWQRDGLRPLREDVRAPRGIIDPSLDPPSMTLLLGPAGTLTPLHHDRMNVLLAQVLGRKHVKLIPSFQPHRVYPRDGTFSHVDASNPDPSRHSAFQEAHMVEVVLEPGELIFIPVGWWHWVRALDVSATVTFHHFQIPEGNTLMVLPP
- a CDS encoding alpha/beta fold hydrolase → MSKPGSAQHPVERGTVRSGSFELHYSIEGSGRPAIVIGSAVYYPRTFSDELRRSLRLVCVDHRGFAHSSQEAPASEYTLDILLADIERVREHLGLEDIIIIGHSAHGYLALEYAKKYPRHVSHVVMIGTGPSHSAAHTELNEQYWREAVCPERKAKQERDLELLPGEVAAAPEKRFITYCLRMGARSWYDPEFDATELWKGVHVNMTMFDYVYGEVFRDLDITKGLDALDIPVFLAMGRFDYLVAPYSAWQPYRAHFRDLTVRVFDRSGHTPQLEESRLFDAELLHWLGSRQRAS